GCGCTCGACCGGCGACGGCGAATCAGGCCGGACCAGATGGACGAGGTCTTCGCGCAATCGCTGGTCGCAACCGGCACGCCCGCCGACCAGGCTTTGCACGAAGCGCAGCAGATGAGCAATGCATTGCGCGAGATAGAGAAACTTCCAGATGCAGAGCGCAATGTGCTCCTGCTCTCGGCCATCGAAGAGTTGGGAACGGCAGAGATTGCCCTGGTGTTGAAGAAGAGCGAGTCGGCAGTAAGAGCTTTGCTGTTCCGGGCAAGGACACGGTTACGCGAGCGGCTGGCGAAAGGAGGCAAGCGATGAGGAACGAGCAGATGAAAGCAGACGCGGCAATCGACCGCGTGCTAACGGGCCTTGCGGGCGTCGAAGCTCCAACCGAGATGGAGCAGAGAGTTCTGAAAGAGGTGCAGCGGCGTGCGACAGAGCAACAAGGATCAAGGTTTGTGTCACTCTCGACGTTTATTCGCTGGCAACCGTGGGCAGTCGCTGCGTGCGTGGTCGTGCTCTCGTTCGCCGCGTCAGTGGCAATACGTAAGCGGCATGAGCCCAGGCATGAAGAGGCTATTCTGAATCAGCACAAATCGCCCAATGTCGCGGCTTCCCCACAGATTGAATTGGCGGAAGCGCGGCCACTTCAATCTGCGTTCTCACCTTCTTTGCATAGGAAGAATGCCGCCACATCGGAAGCCCTGAGCGACGAAGAGGCGCTGGCGATCAGCGAGATGAAAGCGCCCAGCAAGCCAGCTCCACCACTGCCTCTGACCCACCAGGA
This Granulicella aggregans DNA region includes the following protein-coding sequences:
- a CDS encoding RNA polymerase sigma factor, translated to MTSFEGYSLALPTIESAKAKEAEPQRVECAIDLPALVGTYSALLFRVAHSVLRSRSDAEDVVQDAFVRVLEHRSKLPEVREMRVWLVRIAWNLALDRRRRIRPDQMDEVFAQSLVATGTPADQALHEAQQMSNALREIEKLPDAERNVLLLSAIEELGTAEIALVLKKSESAVRALLFRARTRLRERLAKGGKR